A window from Neodiprion fabricii isolate iyNeoFabr1 chromosome 2, iyNeoFabr1.1, whole genome shotgun sequence encodes these proteins:
- the LOC124175834 gene encoding coiled-coil domain-containing protein 6 isoform X1 produces MADRDSASESDSSSIDGGPIMMPPSPVTREQLQKRIESLQQHNRVLKVELETYKLRVKALQEENRGLRQASVIIQAKAEQEEEFISNTLLKKIQALKKEKETLAHHYEQEEECLTNDLSRKLNQLRQEKCRLEQTLEQEQECLVNKLMRKIEKLEAETLAKQSNLEQLRREKVELENTLEQEQEALVNKLWKRMDKLEAEKRMLQIKLDQPVSDPTSPRDINNGDTATNLSTHIQTLRSEVARLRHTLLISQQEHTEKMKRYVNEEKQVREENLRLQRKLQLEVERREALCRHLSESESSLEMEEERHYNEIVMSGGNIRNRTVSSPIPYNPSPSSSRPLSPGINIVGSTSRDSFNANRCYACGQPTVLPFASSSPPSGGHIVAPTGRRTSDRFVKPAIPPTIINTGGTPIPCPATNTSAGSPMDISKA; encoded by the exons ATGGCTGACCGCGACAGCGCATCCGAGAGCGACAGCAGCTCGATTGATGGTGGGCCGATAATGATGCCCCCATCACCAGTAACGCGGGAACAACTTCAAAAAAGGATAGAGTCCCTTCAACAACATAATCGCGTCCTGAAAGTTGAGCTTGAAACTTACAAGCTGAGAGTAAAGGCGCTGCAGGAGGAGAATCGTGGACTCCGGCAAGCGTCTGTCATCATT CAAGCCAAAGCTGAACAAGAGGAAGAATTTATTAGCAATACATTATTGAAGAAGATACAGGCCttgaagaaggagaaagaaacATTGGCCCATCACTATGAGCAGGAAGAAGAATGTCTGACAAACGATCTGTCTCGGAAGTTGAATCAGCTGCGCCAAGAAAAGTGCCGTCTTGAGCAAACATTGGAACAAGAGCAAGAATGCCTGGTGAACAAACTAATGcgcaaaatagaaaaacttgAAGCTGAAACTCTGGCCAAGCAGAGTAATTTGGAACAACTGCGTAGGGAAAAAGTTGAATTGGAAAATACATTGGAACAGGAACAAGAAGCCTTAGTTAACAAATTATGGAAACGAATGGACAAGCTTGAAGCCGAAAAGAGAATGCTACAAATTAAATTAGATCAGCCTGTATCGGACCCAACTTCACCTAGGGATATCAACAACGGTGACACTGCTACCAACTTGAGTACACATATTCAAACTTTGAGAAGTGAAGTTGCTAGACTAAGACACACGCTTCTAATATCACAGCAAGAAC ATACTGAAAAGATGAAGCGTTatgtgaatgaagaaaaacaagttcGCGAAGAGAATTTAAGGCTTCAGAGGAAACTGCAGTTGGAAGTTGAAAGACGTGAAGCGCTGTGCAGACATCTTTCTGAGTCAGAGTCAag tCTTGAGATGGAAGAAGAACGACATTATAATGAGATAGTGATGTCTGGAGGAAACATCAGGAATCGCACAGTTTCTAGTCCAATTCCCTACAATCCTTCACCAAGCTCTTCTCGACCTCTGAGCCCAG GTATCAATATAGTGGGATCAACCTCACGTGACAGTTTCAATGCAAATCGATGTTACGCTTGTGGCCAGCCCACTGTATTGCCATTTGCCAGTTCATCTCCACCATCTGGG GGTCATATTGTTGCACCAACTGGTAGACGCACATCAGATCGTTTCGTAAAACCAGCAATACCGCCAACAATTATAAACACTGGTGGCACTCCAATTCCGTGTCCAGCAACAAACACATCTGCTGGCTCGCCGATGGATATCTCTAAAGCATAA
- the LOC124175834 gene encoding coiled-coil domain-containing protein 6 isoform X2, with protein MADRDSASESDSSSIDGGPIMMPPSPVTREQLQKRIESLQQHNRVLKVELETYKLRVKALQEENRGLRQASVIIQAKAEQEEEFISNTLLKKIQALKKEKETLAHHYEQEEECLTNDLSRKLNQLRQEKCRLEQTLEQEQECLVNKLMRKIEKLEAETLAKQSNLEQLRREKVELENTLEQEQEALVNKLWKRMDKLEAEKRMLQIKLDQPVSDPTSPRDINNGDTATNLSTHIQTLRSEVARLRHTLLISQQEHTEKMKRYVNEEKQVREENLRLQRKLQLEVERREALCRHLSESESSLEMEEERHYNEIVMSGGNIRNRTVSSPIPYNPSPSSSRPLSPGINIVGSTSRDSFNANRCYACGQPTVLPFASSSPPSGREMQRICFIAWTKMTQFATSRLNRYGCNIFIILMTFEYISFSYSVF; from the exons ATGGCTGACCGCGACAGCGCATCCGAGAGCGACAGCAGCTCGATTGATGGTGGGCCGATAATGATGCCCCCATCACCAGTAACGCGGGAACAACTTCAAAAAAGGATAGAGTCCCTTCAACAACATAATCGCGTCCTGAAAGTTGAGCTTGAAACTTACAAGCTGAGAGTAAAGGCGCTGCAGGAGGAGAATCGTGGACTCCGGCAAGCGTCTGTCATCATT CAAGCCAAAGCTGAACAAGAGGAAGAATTTATTAGCAATACATTATTGAAGAAGATACAGGCCttgaagaaggagaaagaaacATTGGCCCATCACTATGAGCAGGAAGAAGAATGTCTGACAAACGATCTGTCTCGGAAGTTGAATCAGCTGCGCCAAGAAAAGTGCCGTCTTGAGCAAACATTGGAACAAGAGCAAGAATGCCTGGTGAACAAACTAATGcgcaaaatagaaaaacttgAAGCTGAAACTCTGGCCAAGCAGAGTAATTTGGAACAACTGCGTAGGGAAAAAGTTGAATTGGAAAATACATTGGAACAGGAACAAGAAGCCTTAGTTAACAAATTATGGAAACGAATGGACAAGCTTGAAGCCGAAAAGAGAATGCTACAAATTAAATTAGATCAGCCTGTATCGGACCCAACTTCACCTAGGGATATCAACAACGGTGACACTGCTACCAACTTGAGTACACATATTCAAACTTTGAGAAGTGAAGTTGCTAGACTAAGACACACGCTTCTAATATCACAGCAAGAAC ATACTGAAAAGATGAAGCGTTatgtgaatgaagaaaaacaagttcGCGAAGAGAATTTAAGGCTTCAGAGGAAACTGCAGTTGGAAGTTGAAAGACGTGAAGCGCTGTGCAGACATCTTTCTGAGTCAGAGTCAag tCTTGAGATGGAAGAAGAACGACATTATAATGAGATAGTGATGTCTGGAGGAAACATCAGGAATCGCACAGTTTCTAGTCCAATTCCCTACAATCCTTCACCAAGCTCTTCTCGACCTCTGAGCCCAG GTATCAATATAGTGGGATCAACCTCACGTGACAGTTTCAATGCAAATCGATGTTACGCTTGTGGCCAGCCCACTGTATTGCCATTTGCCAGTTCATCTCCACCATCTGGG AGGGAAATGCAAAGAATATGTTTCATTGCATGGACAAAAATGACTCAATTTGCAACTTCCAGGTTAAACCGATATGGttgcaatattttcataatattaatgacatttgagtatatttctttttcatattcagtattttaa